The following proteins are encoded in a genomic region of Hymenobacter siberiensis:
- a CDS encoding TonB-dependent receptor has product MSFNLSRFSLLMGLAAVPTALVAQTAPPVAARVRPMAPPLTGRITDAATGEGLPGANIIFDDLKQGTAAGPDGSFSFSSLPRGRFTVQVRSLGYNTVSQTVDTGSGQPLDFKLTVAATEIGQVVVTGVSQATQLRRSPIPTSVVDHTRLNQTAGSNLVDAIAHTPGVSQITTGAAISKPVVRGLGYNRVITLNNGARQEGQQWGDEHGIEIDEFSVDRAEIIKGPGSLLYGSDAMAGVINFVAPDPIAEGHITGTATANYQTNNNLQAYSFQNAGNLNGFNWLARGTRKVAGDYQNRYDGRVYNSGFNEWDANGYVGVNKSWGYSHLTFSTFNQRLGLTEGARDPQTGRFVKDVPSGDSTQSVPVTDGDLRGYGLAVPQQQINHLRIGTDNSFILGPNGGRIGLQVSYQQNLRREYGNVLDPSETSLYFQLRTVDYSLRYFLPERNGWNLTVGTSGLHQQNQNLGQEFLIPAYRVSEGGVFGVAKKTIGALDISGGLRYDVRQIAADKLLLDGRERPTTSANPDAEIKFPGFLSTFRNYSGSLGAAYNLNEKLTVKANLSRGFRAPNIAELGSNGKHEGTIRYEIGNDNLRPETSLQVDAGVSYVTDHVRFSVDAFENSISNYIFTRRLLTASGGDSLRNDTRAYKYAQGQARLVGGEVSFDFHPHPLDWLHFENSFSMVRAEQLNVAAAEKYLPFIPGDRLQSELRANFRRQGQRITNPYARVQLEHTFTQNRYFSAFDTETATPGYTLINAGIGTDLADARGRTLFSLFITANNLFDVGYQSHLSRLKYADLNVANGRTGVFNQGRNVSVRLVVPLAFK; this is encoded by the coding sequence ATGTCATTCAATCTTTCCCGGTTTTCTTTATTGATGGGCCTAGCGGCAGTGCCCACGGCGCTTGTTGCCCAAACGGCCCCGCCCGTGGCGGCGCGGGTGCGCCCGATGGCCCCGCCCCTCACCGGCCGCATTACCGATGCGGCTACCGGCGAGGGCCTGCCGGGGGCTAATATTATTTTCGACGACCTGAAGCAGGGCACGGCGGCCGGGCCGGATGGCTCGTTCAGCTTCAGCAGCCTGCCCCGGGGGCGCTTCACGGTGCAGGTGCGCTCGCTGGGCTACAACACCGTGTCGCAGACCGTGGACACGGGCAGCGGCCAACCCCTCGATTTCAAGCTGACGGTGGCGGCCACTGAGATTGGGCAGGTGGTGGTGACGGGCGTGTCGCAGGCCACCCAGTTGCGGCGCTCGCCCATCCCCACCTCGGTGGTGGACCATACACGGCTGAACCAGACGGCCGGCTCGAACCTCGTGGATGCCATTGCGCACACGCCCGGCGTGAGCCAGATTACCACCGGCGCGGCCATCAGCAAGCCCGTGGTGCGCGGGCTGGGCTACAACCGCGTCATCACCCTGAACAACGGGGCCAGGCAGGAAGGCCAGCAATGGGGCGACGAGCACGGCATTGAGATTGACGAGTTTAGCGTGGACCGGGCCGAGATTATCAAAGGGCCGGGCTCGCTGCTGTACGGCTCCGATGCGATGGCCGGGGTTATCAACTTCGTGGCCCCCGACCCCATTGCCGAAGGCCACATCACGGGCACGGCCACGGCCAACTACCAGACCAACAACAACCTGCAAGCCTATTCTTTTCAGAACGCGGGCAACCTCAACGGCTTCAACTGGCTGGCGCGGGGTACCCGCAAGGTGGCCGGCGACTACCAGAACCGCTACGACGGCCGGGTGTACAACTCGGGCTTTAATGAATGGGACGCCAACGGCTACGTGGGCGTAAATAAAAGCTGGGGCTATTCGCACCTGACTTTCAGCACGTTCAACCAGCGGCTGGGGCTGACCGAGGGCGCCCGTGACCCGCAAACCGGCCGCTTCGTGAAAGACGTACCCAGCGGCGACTCGACCCAGAGCGTGCCCGTGACCGACGGCGACCTGCGCGGCTATGGCCTGGCCGTGCCCCAGCAGCAGATTAACCACCTGCGCATCGGTACCGACAACAGTTTCATTCTGGGCCCGAACGGCGGGCGCATCGGCCTGCAGGTGAGCTACCAGCAGAACCTGCGCCGCGAATACGGCAACGTGCTCGACCCCAGTGAAACCTCGCTCTACTTCCAGCTGCGCACCGTGGACTACTCGCTGCGCTATTTCCTGCCCGAGCGCAACGGCTGGAACCTGACCGTGGGCACCAGCGGCCTGCACCAGCAAAATCAGAACCTGGGCCAGGAATTCCTGATTCCGGCCTACCGCGTGAGCGAGGGCGGCGTGTTTGGCGTGGCCAAGAAAACCATTGGTGCGCTGGATATAAGCGGCGGACTGCGGTATGACGTGCGCCAGATTGCGGCCGATAAGCTGCTGCTCGACGGCCGCGAGCGGCCCACCACTAGCGCGAACCCCGATGCCGAAATCAAGTTTCCGGGCTTCCTGAGCACTTTTCGTAACTACAGCGGCAGCTTGGGCGCGGCGTATAATCTGAATGAGAAGCTGACGGTGAAGGCCAACCTCTCGCGCGGCTTCCGGGCCCCCAACATTGCCGAGCTGGGCTCGAACGGCAAGCATGAAGGCACGATTCGCTACGAAATCGGCAACGACAACCTCCGCCCCGAAACCAGCCTGCAGGTGGATGCCGGCGTGAGCTACGTCACGGACCACGTCCGGTTCAGCGTCGATGCGTTTGAGAACAGCATCAGCAACTACATTTTCACGCGCCGGCTGCTCACGGCCAGCGGGGGCGATTCGCTGCGCAACGACACCCGCGCCTATAAGTACGCCCAGGGCCAGGCCCGGCTGGTAGGCGGCGAGGTCAGCTTCGATTTCCACCCCCACCCACTCGACTGGCTGCACTTCGAAAACTCGTTCTCGATGGTGCGCGCCGAGCAGCTGAACGTGGCCGCCGCCGAGAAATACCTGCCCTTCATCCCCGGCGACCGGCTGCAATCGGAGCTGCGGGCCAACTTCCGCCGCCAGGGCCAGCGCATCACCAATCCCTACGCCCGCGTGCAGCTGGAGCACACCTTCACCCAGAACCGCTACTTCTCGGCCTTCGATACCGAGACGGCCACGCCCGGCTACACGCTCATCAACGCCGGCATCGGCACCGATTTAGCCGATGCCCGGGGCCGTACGCTTTTCTCGCTGTTCATCACGGCCAATAACCTGTTCGACGTGGGCTACCAGAGCCATTTGAGCCGGTTGAAATACGCCGATTTGAATGTGGCGAACGGGCGCACCGGCGTATTTAACCAAGGCCGGAATGTGAGCGTGCGGCTGGTGGTGCCGCTGGCGTTCAAGTAA
- the htpG gene encoding molecular chaperone HtpG produces the protein MQETGSISIHTENIFPIIKKFLYSDHEIFLRELVSNAVDATQKLKSLAQLGEYKGELGELKVRVTVDKEARKITISDHGLGMTGEEIKKYINQIAFSGATEFVEQYKDKDAATKDQIIGQFGLGFYSAFMVAKEVEIFSQSYKEGTEAAHWTCDGSTSFTLESTDKAERGTDVVLNVAEDSDEFLEEARLRTILTKYCKFLPIPIEFEGQLINDTNPIWTKQPSELTDEDYKKFYQELYPMSMDEPLFWIHLNVDYPFNLTGILYFPKVKDELQFSRNKIQLYSRQVFITDEVKDVVPEFLMLLHGVIDSPDIPLNVSRSFLQADAAVRKINTYITKKVADKLSSLFKQDRPGYEEKWSDIGMFVKYGMLSDEKFYDKGKDFVLLKNVDGKLFTISEYTEHIQANQQDKDGNTVVLYTNDAEQQHGYVAAAKERGYDVLNFDHILDPHFIGQLEQKLEKTSFKRVDADTVSKLIEKEGTTESVLTEDDTKKLEESFTTAIANPAMHVKVAALSPQDAPVTITQNEFMRRMKDMQRTGGGGGMQMFGAFPESYDVTVNANHPLVAKVLADGGEKLAKQAFDLALLAQGMLKGEALTAFVKRSTELLG, from the coding sequence ATGCAAGAAACCGGCTCCATCTCCATCCACACCGAGAACATCTTCCCGATTATCAAGAAGTTCTTGTATTCCGACCACGAGATTTTCCTGCGCGAGCTGGTCAGCAATGCCGTCGATGCCACCCAAAAGCTGAAAAGCCTGGCCCAGCTGGGCGAGTACAAAGGCGAGCTGGGCGAGCTGAAAGTGCGCGTGACCGTGGACAAGGAAGCCCGCAAAATCACGATTTCCGACCACGGCCTGGGCATGACCGGCGAGGAAATCAAGAAGTACATCAACCAGATTGCCTTCAGCGGCGCCACCGAGTTTGTGGAGCAGTACAAGGACAAGGATGCCGCCACTAAGGACCAGATTATCGGACAGTTCGGCCTCGGTTTCTACTCCGCGTTCATGGTGGCCAAGGAGGTTGAAATCTTCTCGCAGAGCTACAAGGAAGGCACCGAAGCCGCCCACTGGACCTGTGATGGCAGCACGTCCTTCACCCTGGAAAGTACCGACAAGGCCGAGCGCGGCACCGACGTGGTGCTGAACGTGGCCGAAGATTCGGACGAGTTTCTGGAGGAAGCCCGCCTGCGCACCATCCTCACCAAGTACTGCAAGTTCCTGCCTATTCCGATTGAGTTCGAGGGCCAGCTAATCAACGATACCAACCCTATCTGGACCAAGCAGCCAAGCGAGCTGACCGATGAGGACTACAAGAAATTCTACCAGGAGCTCTACCCCATGAGCATGGACGAGCCCCTGTTCTGGATTCACCTGAATGTGGACTACCCGTTCAATCTCACTGGTATTCTGTACTTCCCGAAGGTGAAGGACGAGCTCCAGTTTTCACGTAATAAGATTCAGCTGTACTCGCGCCAGGTGTTCATCACCGACGAGGTGAAGGACGTGGTGCCCGAGTTCCTGATGCTGCTGCACGGCGTGATTGACTCGCCCGACATCCCGCTGAACGTGAGCCGCAGCTTCCTGCAGGCCGACGCGGCTGTGCGCAAAATCAACACCTACATCACCAAGAAAGTGGCCGATAAGCTGAGCAGCCTGTTCAAGCAGGACCGGCCCGGCTACGAGGAGAAGTGGTCCGACATCGGCATGTTCGTGAAGTACGGCATGCTGAGTGACGAGAAGTTCTACGACAAGGGTAAGGACTTCGTGCTGCTCAAGAATGTGGACGGCAAGCTGTTCACCATCAGCGAGTACACTGAGCACATTCAGGCCAACCAGCAGGACAAGGACGGTAACACCGTGGTGCTTTACACCAACGATGCCGAGCAGCAGCACGGCTACGTGGCCGCCGCCAAAGAACGCGGCTACGACGTGCTGAACTTCGACCACATCCTTGACCCGCACTTCATCGGCCAGCTCGAGCAGAAGCTGGAAAAAACCAGCTTCAAGCGCGTGGATGCCGACACGGTGAGCAAGCTCATCGAGAAGGAAGGCACCACCGAAAGCGTGCTGACCGAAGACGACACCAAGAAGCTGGAGGAAAGCTTTACTACGGCCATTGCCAACCCGGCCATGCACGTGAAAGTGGCCGCCCTCAGCCCGCAGGACGCCCCGGTTACCATCACCCAGAACGAATTCATGCGCCGCATGAAGGACATGCAGCGCACCGGCGGCGGCGGCGGCATGCAGATGTTCGGGGCCTTCCCCGAGTCGTACGACGTGACCGTGAACGCCAACCACCCGCTGGTAGCCAAAGTACTGGCCGACGGCGGCGAGAAGCTCGCCAAGCAAGCGTTTGATTTGGCCCTTCTGGCCCAGGGGATGCTGAAAGGCGAAGCCCTGACGGCGTTTGTGAAGCGCAGCACGGAGTTGCTGGGCTAA
- a CDS encoding AAA family ATPase codes for MLTSLRTQNFRSIRDASVKLGQVNLFIGPNNSGKSNFLKGIEVAAALLSNTNKDGNIGRNNLSKSLQNRPYDSPATVAFITGFRGNNGEEAIVTTALKDDTISQYIAASVKVLNNQGVINPELLDGQFQATPAEIRQATQGTIIYNINPENLRASAGLKNMLRPSADGADLVMFLFYLEQNYRAQAKRIQTDFRECIRDLVHVSTAPVPDEPGKLKLKFFDKNDVCYWAEEVSEGVLYFLALLCIVHQPDPPKLLLLEEPEKGIHPRRIKEVMDFIFELAELRGIQIILTSHSPYVVDHFADIPEYISVFDRENDETVIRNAGDLISESNAQLAAEGKPPIRCTDSLGEHWVSGFLGGVPA; via the coding sequence ATGCTTACGTCCCTCCGCACTCAGAATTTTCGCAGCATCCGCGACGCCTCGGTAAAGCTGGGGCAAGTCAACCTGTTTATCGGGCCGAACAACTCGGGCAAGTCAAATTTCTTGAAGGGGATTGAAGTAGCGGCTGCTCTACTATCAAACACAAATAAGGACGGAAATATTGGGCGCAATAATCTGTCGAAATCATTGCAAAATAGGCCGTATGATTCTCCTGCTACTGTAGCTTTTATAACGGGATTCCGCGGTAATAATGGTGAAGAGGCAATTGTCACAACAGCCTTAAAAGATGACACTATCAGTCAGTACATAGCTGCTTCGGTAAAAGTGCTGAATAATCAAGGTGTCATTAACCCCGAGTTACTTGATGGCCAGTTTCAAGCAACCCCGGCAGAAATTAGACAAGCAACGCAGGGTACAATCATATATAATATCAATCCGGAAAATCTGCGGGCAAGTGCTGGTCTGAAGAATATGCTCAGGCCAAGCGCTGATGGAGCAGATTTGGTAATGTTTTTATTTTATTTGGAACAGAATTATCGGGCTCAGGCGAAGAGGATACAAACAGATTTCAGAGAGTGTATTCGGGATTTGGTTCACGTTTCAACCGCTCCGGTTCCAGACGAACCGGGTAAGCTCAAGCTCAAATTCTTCGACAAAAACGACGTCTGCTACTGGGCCGAAGAGGTATCCGAAGGTGTCCTCTACTTCCTGGCGCTACTCTGCATCGTGCACCAGCCCGACCCACCGAAACTATTGCTGCTGGAGGAGCCGGAGAAGGGCATTCACCCTCGCCGCATCAAGGAGGTGATGGATTTCATTTTTGAGCTGGCCGAGCTGCGGGGGATTCAGATTATTCTGACTTCGCACAGCCCCTATGTGGTCGACCATTTTGCGGATATTCCGGAGTACATTTCCGTATTCGACCGCGAAAATGACGAAACGGTGATTCGCAATGCCGGCGACCTCATCAGTGAAAGCAACGCGCAGCTGGCCGCCGAAGGCAAGCCGCCCATTCGCTGCACCGATTCGCTGGGCGAGCATTGGGTATCGGGCTTCCTGGGAGGCGTGCCGGCATGA
- a CDS encoding ligand-binding sensor domain-containing protein, protein MLFFLKFPCLRQWLPGLLLLSASPAMQARPRPPYAVPGHEQPVALLHAGKATYLITQHSVLRLEGRRLVRHFRSEAAIQCATTHDTALWLGTRQGLLRLSPRTFRPQPLALPGVAAPNVTALFGDARGQLWVGANGAGVFRRAGQAFEQELHTPAINGGVATADSAVWIATSIGLSRKQGPEWTRYNEEGVANHEIPDNIVEKLLPDNDGNLWVVMSDAICVFEKGGQRGAAETELPTVKFIGRPGNEVFGVAHVPGAGRLFATAQGLLLLPDAPTTPLPDFAAATDKIEPQRLLQPLPALPGAGNPTLLAVDKQQRLWLAGPEGVVVLTAKGFRQFALKTAPQTTLTTNLNSQSRRLPMR, encoded by the coding sequence ATGCTTTTTTTCCTGAAATTTCCGTGTCTTCGCCAGTGGCTGCCGGGGCTATTGCTGCTCAGCGCCAGCCCGGCGATGCAGGCCCGCCCCCGGCCGCCCTACGCGGTGCCCGGCCACGAGCAGCCCGTCGCCCTGCTGCACGCTGGCAAAGCCACCTACCTGATTACCCAGCACAGCGTGCTGCGGCTCGAAGGCCGGCGGCTCGTGCGCCACTTCCGGAGCGAAGCCGCCATTCAGTGCGCCACGACCCACGATACGGCCCTGTGGCTGGGCACGCGCCAGGGCCTGCTACGGCTGAGCCCGCGCACCTTCCGCCCGCAGCCGCTGGCTCTGCCCGGCGTGGCCGCGCCCAACGTAACGGCGCTGTTTGGCGATGCCCGGGGCCAGCTCTGGGTGGGAGCCAACGGCGCGGGCGTGTTCCGCCGGGCCGGCCAGGCCTTCGAGCAGGAGCTGCATACGCCTGCCATCAACGGCGGCGTGGCCACGGCCGACAGCGCTGTCTGGATTGCCACCAGCATCGGCCTCAGCCGCAAGCAGGGCCCCGAGTGGACGCGCTACAACGAGGAAGGCGTGGCCAACCACGAAATCCCCGATAACATCGTGGAAAAGCTACTGCCCGACAACGACGGCAACCTCTGGGTGGTGATGTCGGACGCCATCTGCGTGTTCGAAAAGGGCGGCCAGCGCGGCGCGGCCGAGACCGAGCTGCCCACCGTGAAGTTCATCGGCCGGCCCGGCAACGAGGTGTTCGGCGTGGCCCACGTGCCCGGCGCGGGCCGCCTGTTTGCCACCGCCCAGGGCCTGCTGCTGCTACCCGATGCGCCCACCACGCCCCTCCCCGACTTCGCCGCCGCTACCGATAAAATCGAGCCGCAGCGCCTGTTGCAGCCGCTGCCCGCGCTGCCGGGCGCTGGCAACCCTACCCTGCTGGCCGTAGACAAGCAGCAGCGGCTGTGGCTGGCGGGACCGGAGGGCGTGGTAGTGCTCACAGCTAAGGGGTTTCGGCAGTTTGCGCTGAAGACAGCTCCTCAAACAACTTTGACAACGAACCTCAACTCGCAAAGCCGGCGACTTCCGATGAGGTAA
- a CDS encoding alkaline phosphatase: protein MKAKILLGGLVLAAVAGQEARAQASATNNNVIIYIGDGFGLAPKTAARMAMGQGTTGKRFTSDAGFQVLALDKLKYNATVTTHSLNSWITDSAPGAAVYACGKPGKQDNEVISLNPGSGAAIETILEAAKKQGYAVGLVSTARITHATPAAFASHIWYRDLEDYISAQYIASTQTQYEAVFNSSPTTSYRYTAARDWVLPTPKVGVELDVILGGGARHFMPRSRTAASSYETILDRNGAAIIDPATGVAATLKGNRADDVDLVGYAVNQRNYGYVNSRDALNNINLSQYGPGGKKLLGLFNSSHVNYEQDRQTSAAWEPSLAEMTHMAIEVLKAKSNGKGFFLMVEAGRIDHLEHANTGGITVVANPAGGNQYTVDSDKPAYLTGGGEANYIATPATPRTTSVYASDYMIKEVMAFDYAVAEGRALLATPTATGKTLIFSTSDHECGGFAVTGLHDEADAQANGTKIRTYSGQITKSVAAEAGYATPTNLVRGDGGAGGWFPDYVMNTFQGKDYPQPASATGRRIVVAYGSNPLTNGNGTRASTGVGSNQGATPGNHTPQDIWVGAEDNTNTHAQQITGRGLLDNTAITPIMADFLNISAFGTTLGLRTSSADPKAQLQLSPVPFVNQFEVGFTLPTAGAVTVELFDEMGRRVQSVLSDKRFAAGTHSVAVDGSRLSAGLYIAAVTVNGQVVSKRTIKL from the coding sequence ATGAAAGCGAAAATTTTACTCGGTGGCCTGGTGCTGGCGGCAGTGGCAGGACAGGAGGCGCGGGCCCAGGCATCGGCCACCAACAACAACGTCATCATCTACATCGGCGACGGCTTTGGGCTGGCCCCGAAAACAGCGGCGCGCATGGCCATGGGCCAGGGCACCACGGGCAAGCGCTTCACGTCCGATGCCGGGTTCCAGGTGCTGGCGCTCGATAAGCTCAAGTACAACGCCACCGTCACCACCCACTCGCTCAACTCCTGGATTACCGACTCGGCCCCGGGGGCGGCGGTGTACGCCTGTGGCAAGCCCGGCAAGCAGGACAACGAGGTGATTTCGCTGAACCCCGGTTCGGGCGCGGCCATCGAAACCATTCTCGAAGCCGCCAAGAAGCAGGGCTATGCCGTGGGCCTCGTAAGCACGGCCCGCATCACGCACGCCACGCCGGCTGCCTTTGCCAGCCACATTTGGTACCGCGACCTGGAGGACTACATCTCGGCCCAGTACATTGCCTCGACGCAGACGCAGTACGAAGCCGTTTTCAACAGCAGCCCCACCACGTCGTACCGCTACACGGCGGCCCGCGACTGGGTGCTGCCCACGCCCAAAGTAGGCGTAGAGCTGGACGTGATTCTCGGCGGCGGGGCCCGCCATTTCATGCCCCGCTCCCGCACGGCGGCCAGCTCCTACGAAACCATCTTGGACCGCAACGGTGCGGCCATCATCGACCCGGCCACCGGCGTGGCCGCCACCCTGAAAGGCAACCGCGCCGACGATGTGGACCTCGTGGGCTACGCCGTGAACCAGCGCAACTACGGCTACGTGAACAGTCGCGACGCCCTCAACAACATCAATCTCAGCCAGTATGGCCCCGGCGGTAAGAAGCTGCTGGGCCTGTTCAACTCCTCGCACGTCAACTACGAGCAAGACCGCCAGACCAGCGCCGCCTGGGAGCCCTCGCTGGCCGAGATGACCCACATGGCCATCGAAGTCCTCAAGGCTAAGAGCAACGGCAAGGGCTTTTTCCTGATGGTGGAGGCCGGCCGCATCGACCACCTGGAGCACGCCAACACCGGCGGCATCACGGTGGTGGCCAACCCCGCCGGCGGCAACCAGTACACCGTCGATTCGGACAAGCCGGCCTACCTGACGGGCGGCGGCGAGGCCAACTACATCGCCACGCCCGCCACGCCCCGCACCACCAGCGTGTACGCTTCCGATTACATGATTAAGGAGGTAATGGCCTTCGACTACGCCGTGGCCGAGGGCCGGGCCCTGCTTGCCACGCCCACTGCCACCGGCAAAACCCTGATTTTTAGCACGTCCGACCACGAGTGCGGCGGCTTCGCCGTAACGGGCCTGCACGATGAGGCCGATGCGCAAGCTAACGGCACCAAAATCCGCACTTACTCGGGCCAGATTACCAAGTCGGTAGCGGCCGAGGCGGGCTATGCCACCCCCACTAACCTGGTGCGCGGCGACGGCGGCGCGGGCGGCTGGTTTCCTGATTACGTGATGAATACCTTCCAGGGTAAGGACTACCCGCAGCCGGCTTCGGCTACCGGCCGCCGCATCGTGGTGGCCTACGGCTCAAATCCCCTCACCAACGGCAACGGCACCCGCGCCAGCACCGGCGTAGGCAGCAACCAGGGCGCCACGCCCGGCAACCACACCCCACAGGACATTTGGGTAGGAGCCGAAGACAACACCAATACCCACGCCCAGCAGATTACCGGCCGCGGCCTGCTCGACAATACCGCCATCACGCCCATCATGGCCGACTTCCTGAATATCAGCGCCTTCGGCACTACGCTCGGCCTGCGCACCAGCAGCGCCGACCCCAAAGCCCAGCTCCAGCTCAGCCCGGTACCGTTCGTGAATCAGTTCGAAGTCGGCTTCACGCTGCCGACGGCCGGGGCCGTTACGGTTGAGCTGTTCGACGAAATGGGCCGCCGCGTGCAGAGCGTGTTGAGCGATAAGCGTTTCGCTGCGGGCACTCACTCCGTCGCCGTAGATGGCAGCCGCCTCAGCGCCGGGCTTTACATCGCCGCCGTCACGGTGAATGGGCAAGTGGTGAGCAAGCGCACGATTAAGCTATAA
- a CDS encoding class I SAM-dependent methyltransferase: protein MRTCDLCGSTDFKKLPFYYEFEGQKLQGTQCRSCNLMFLDPQPTPAQLERLYGKDYFTERPNYDRTQQEVVFIEEGQKQAALNQVRPDKFTNYILAKYPGRRFRYLDVGCGPGYTLKSLEALGWEAHGLEISEHAADFARRELHLPVVTGNIETTEDFHENQFDLAYMGDVLEHLLSPAATLAKFHRILEPGGLLVLALPATLNLPAVRLGFAAYAALGKERKMDIPPYHLFEFTPATITRMLKKQGFEVVELLNPVKPPKNIRLGGSVVEKVSKLAGQYPTYYLNKLTGRFGDRMFVVARNVK from the coding sequence ATGCGTACCTGCGACCTGTGCGGCAGCACCGATTTTAAGAAGCTGCCCTTTTACTACGAATTTGAAGGCCAAAAGCTGCAAGGCACCCAATGCCGCAGCTGCAACCTGATGTTTCTCGACCCCCAGCCCACGCCCGCACAGCTGGAGCGGCTCTACGGCAAAGACTATTTCACCGAGCGCCCCAACTATGACCGGACCCAGCAGGAGGTCGTTTTCATCGAGGAAGGCCAGAAGCAGGCTGCTTTAAACCAGGTTCGGCCCGACAAGTTCACCAACTACATCCTGGCCAAATATCCCGGCCGCAGGTTCCGCTACCTCGACGTGGGCTGCGGCCCTGGCTACACCCTCAAAAGCCTGGAGGCCCTGGGCTGGGAAGCCCACGGCCTCGAAATATCCGAGCACGCGGCCGACTTCGCCCGCCGCGAGCTGCACCTGCCCGTCGTCACGGGAAACATCGAAACCACCGAGGACTTCCACGAAAACCAGTTCGACCTCGCCTACATGGGCGACGTGCTGGAGCACCTGCTCTCGCCCGCCGCCACGCTGGCCAAGTTCCACCGCATTCTGGAGCCGGGCGGGCTACTGGTGCTGGCCCTGCCGGCCACGCTCAATCTTCCCGCGGTGCGCCTGGGCTTTGCCGCCTACGCGGCTTTGGGCAAGGAGCGCAAGATGGATATTCCGCCCTACCACCTGTTCGAGTTTACGCCGGCTACCATCACCAGGATGCTCAAAAAGCAGGGATTTGAAGTGGTGGAGCTGCTGAATCCGGTGAAGCCGCCGAAGAATATTCGCCTCGGCGGCAGCGTGGTGGAGAAGGTGAGCAAGCTGGCCGGGCAGTACCCAACATACTATCTCAACAAGCTGACGGGACGGTTTGGCGACCGGATGTTTGTGGTGGCGCGGAACGTGAAGTAA
- a CDS encoding YpdA family putative bacillithiol disulfide reductase, which translates to MLDVLIIGAGPVGLACALETQRKGLKVAIIEKGALVNSLVGYPTNMEFFSTPELLEIGGYPFPTAHYKPLREDALDYYQRVARDEKIDIRLHEKVLSLRGEQGDFIITTSKGEIPTRNVVVATGFYDLPNPLGVPGEDLPHVSHYYKEPYQHVMQHVVVIGAKNSSAKAALQMTRAGAKVTLIVRGSEISDSVKYWIRPDLVNRIAEGRITAHFNTTVAAITPEAIEVLTPDGPLTIPTDFVYALTGYHPDEALLGRLGIEPDPADEARAPLFDPATHETTQPGVFVAGTVCGGRATSRWFIENGRHHAQLIAAHLATQATVAA; encoded by the coding sequence ATGCTCGACGTTCTCATCATCGGAGCCGGCCCCGTGGGCCTGGCCTGCGCCCTCGAAACCCAGCGCAAAGGCCTCAAAGTGGCCATTATCGAAAAGGGCGCGCTGGTCAATTCCCTGGTGGGCTACCCTACCAACATGGAGTTTTTCTCCACGCCCGAGCTGCTTGAAATCGGCGGCTACCCCTTTCCCACGGCGCACTACAAGCCCCTGCGTGAAGATGCCCTCGACTACTACCAGCGGGTGGCCCGCGACGAAAAAATCGACATCCGCCTGCACGAGAAAGTGCTGAGCCTGCGCGGGGAGCAGGGTGATTTCATTATCACCACCAGCAAAGGGGAGATTCCGACCCGCAACGTGGTGGTAGCCACCGGCTTCTACGACCTGCCCAACCCGCTGGGTGTGCCCGGCGAAGACCTGCCCCACGTCAGCCACTACTACAAGGAGCCCTACCAGCACGTAATGCAGCACGTTGTGGTCATCGGGGCCAAAAACTCTTCGGCCAAAGCCGCCCTGCAAATGACCCGCGCCGGGGCCAAAGTCACGCTCATCGTGCGCGGCTCCGAAATCAGCGATTCTGTGAAATACTGGATTCGCCCCGACCTCGTCAACCGCATTGCCGAGGGCCGCATTACGGCGCACTTCAACACCACTGTCGCCGCCATCACGCCCGAGGCCATCGAAGTCCTCACGCCCGACGGCCCGCTCACCATCCCCACCGATTTCGTGTACGCCCTCACCGGCTACCACCCCGACGAGGCCCTGCTCGGCCGCCTCGGCATTGAGCCCGACCCCGCCGACGAAGCCCGCGCCCCGCTCTTCGACCCCGCCACCCACGAAACCACCCAGCCCGGCGTGTTCGTGGCCGGCACCGTGTGCGGCGGCCGCGCCACCAGCCGCTGGTTTATCGAAAACGGCCGGCACCACGCCCAACTCATTGCCGCGCATCTGGCCACGCAGGCTACTGTGGCGGCCTGA